In Desulfovibrio litoralis DSM 11393, a genomic segment contains:
- a CDS encoding Crp/Fnr family transcriptional regulator — translation MKNHLLATLSPSIFESMLPHLELVEMPLGKVLYESGDTLSHVYFPVDCIVSLLYVMENGASAEISVIGNEGIIGISLFMGGESTPSRAIVQSAGQAYRLCSRIFKEGFHRHSEVLYLLLRYVQSLITQMAQTAVCNRHHSIDQQLCRWLLLSLDRLPSNKLTMTQELIANMLGVRREGVTEAAGKLQKLGVIKYHRGQITVLDRPKLEELCCECYAVVKKETDRLLP, via the coding sequence TTGAAAAATCATCTTCTGGCTACTTTGTCGCCAAGCATTTTTGAATCAATGTTACCACATCTTGAATTAGTAGAAATGCCACTTGGTAAGGTTTTATATGAATCAGGAGACACGTTAAGCCACGTATATTTTCCTGTTGATTGCATTGTATCCTTGCTCTATGTAATGGAAAACGGAGCATCAGCGGAAATTTCAGTTATTGGTAATGAAGGAATTATCGGCATATCTTTGTTCATGGGTGGCGAAAGTACGCCAAGCAGAGCTATAGTACAAAGTGCTGGGCAGGCATATCGACTCTGTAGTCGGATTTTTAAAGAAGGGTTCCACCGTCATAGTGAGGTATTATATTTATTACTACGCTATGTTCAGTCCCTCATCACTCAAATGGCTCAAACTGCTGTTTGTAATCGCCACCATTCAATAGACCAACAGCTTTGTCGTTGGCTTCTTTTATCTCTAGACCGATTGCCAAGCAATAAACTAACAATGACCCAAGAACTGATAGCTAATATGCTTGGGGTGCGTCGTGAAGGGGTAACAGAAGCGGCTGGAAAGTTGCAAAAGCTCGGTGTTATAAAATATCACCGAGGGCAGATTACTGTTCTTGACCGCCCCAAGCTTGAAGAGTTGTGTTGCGAATGTTATGCCGTTGTTAAAAAAGAAACAGACCGCCTCTTACCTTAA
- a CDS encoding sulfotransferase family 2 domain-containing protein has product MQTLYKQLDIKNIQENKPFLNNLLINGFLSYNYNFLYVAVPKVACTTMKWWFAKLEAVDLDVSSIHKSLESTPELVIHDIANIAPHLTRLPLSVIEEYLSKKDAFCFTLVRNPYMRIFSAWQSKMLLQEPLRIIPYQKYDFCNYKIDNKKDISLAFEYFLEHLYAYEHPANFLDPHFMPQYKILRPDIFPYSLIVKLEEKEKLKEALKIHLGEDVALPFEDKGNNVSLLSYNTEFITARSVELIKTIYQKDFEIFNYSTELPVSKKNISEQEISIAIQAINMIRWRHQRISEMRSVSNNTINNLKNENATLQKLNTQQLIKVENTLSALQKTIENIAQHLINFPSTPQRFFLFFYTPILKLIAKPKYYQQFKDNPNNFFADTESTMNKIFLKFLELFGPKAKRF; this is encoded by the coding sequence ATGCAAACTTTATATAAACAACTTGACATAAAAAATATTCAAGAGAATAAGCCATTCTTAAATAACTTATTAATTAATGGTTTTTTATCATATAATTATAACTTTTTGTATGTGGCTGTCCCAAAGGTTGCCTGCACGACTATGAAATGGTGGTTTGCAAAACTTGAAGCAGTTGATTTAGATGTTTCTTCTATACACAAGAGTCTTGAGAGTACCCCAGAATTAGTAATACACGATATTGCTAATATTGCTCCACATTTGACAAGGTTACCCTTGAGTGTAATAGAAGAATATCTTTCAAAAAAGGATGCCTTTTGTTTTACTCTGGTGCGTAATCCTTATATGCGTATTTTTTCTGCATGGCAGTCAAAAATGTTATTGCAAGAACCATTGCGAATAATACCATATCAAAAATACGATTTTTGTAACTATAAAATTGATAACAAAAAAGACATAAGTTTGGCGTTCGAATATTTTTTAGAACATTTATATGCCTACGAACATCCTGCCAACTTTCTGGATCCTCATTTTATGCCTCAATACAAAATATTACGCCCAGATATATTCCCATACTCATTAATTGTTAAATTAGAAGAAAAAGAAAAATTAAAAGAAGCCTTAAAAATACATTTAGGAGAGGATGTTGCACTCCCTTTTGAAGATAAAGGGAATAATGTTAGCCTGTTATCCTATAACACAGAATTTATAACGGCTAGGTCTGTTGAATTGATAAAAACTATATATCAAAAAGACTTTGAAATATTTAATTATAGCACTGAACTTCCTGTTTCAAAGAAGAACATTTCAGAACAAGAAATATCAATAGCGATACAAGCTATTAACATGATACGTTGGCGACATCAACGAATCAGTGAAATGCGTTCCGTTTCAAATAATACAATAAATAATTTAAAAAATGAAAATGCTACTTTACAAAAACTCAATACTCAACAATTGATTAAGGTTGAAAATACGTTATCTGCATTGCAAAAAACAATAGAAAACATCGCACAACATTTAATTAATTTTCCTAGCACTCCACAGCGTTTCTTCTTATTCTTTTACACTCCAATTTTAAAACTAATAGCTAAACCCAAGTACTATCAGCAATTTAAAGATAACCCTAATAACTTTTTTGCAGATACAGAAAGTACTATGAACAAAATATTTTTAAAGTTTTTAGAGCTGTTTGGCCCAAAGGCAAAACGTTTTTAA
- the cysC gene encoding adenylyl-sulfate kinase, whose amino-acid sequence MTNNKENIHLVAPRSHVSQEMREARHSHKGMVFWLTGLSGAGKSTLAHTAELMLFEKGYNIVVLDGDAIRTGLCNDLCFSPEDRQENNRRIAELAKILVRNATICLCAFISPSETARKNAKDIIGEEFFKEVFISCSSEECERRDVKGFYKKARTGEIKNYTGVSSNYEAPTNPDLIIVTENKTVTENTNELFEFIVAHTKNLELEISS is encoded by the coding sequence ATGACAAATAATAAAGAAAACATTCACTTAGTTGCTCCTCGTAGCCATGTAAGTCAAGAAATGAGAGAGGCGAGGCACTCTCATAAAGGCATGGTCTTTTGGCTAACAGGTTTATCAGGAGCAGGTAAATCAACTCTTGCACACACGGCAGAGCTTATGCTTTTTGAAAAGGGTTATAATATAGTTGTGTTAGATGGAGATGCTATTCGCACAGGGCTTTGTAATGACTTGTGTTTTTCGCCTGAAGACAGACAAGAGAATAACAGACGTATAGCAGAACTCGCAAAAATATTAGTAAGAAATGCAACTATATGTCTTTGTGCTTTTATCTCGCCTTCTGAAACGGCACGAAAAAATGCTAAAGATATTATTGGAGAAGAATTTTTTAAAGAGGTTTTTATTTCTTGTTCTTCCGAAGAATGCGAACGTAGAGATGTAAAAGGCTTTTATAAAAAAGCTCGAACAGGGGAAATTAAAAATTATACCGGAGTTTCCTCTAATTATGAAGCCCCAACTAATCCTGACTTAATTATTGTTACAGAAAATAAAACCGTTACAGAAAATACAAATGAACTTTTTGAATTTATTGTAGCCCATACGAAGAATCTGGAACTTGAGATATCGAGTTAA
- a CDS encoding lmo0937 family membrane protein: protein MLETITILLLALWALGLVSSYTMGGFIHLLLVLAVIIILVRVIQGRRL, encoded by the coding sequence GTGTTAGAAACCATTACGATTCTCTTACTGGCCTTGTGGGCTTTGGGTCTTGTTTCTTCCTACACAATGGGCGGATTTATTCACCTACTTTTAGTCTTAGCTGTTATAATAATTCTTGTACGAGTTATTCAAGGTAGACGACTTTAA
- a CDS encoding helix-turn-helix domain-containing protein: MSVLSIPIKNVDIKDNLAWMNEFATEQLLACSVSKLRQDRHKHRGLPYAKIGRSVRYKLIDVQAYLDRCKITPLQ, translated from the coding sequence ATGAGCGTATTATCAATACCCATAAAAAACGTAGATATAAAAGATAACCTTGCATGGATGAACGAGTTTGCCACCGAACAGCTTTTAGCATGTAGTGTCAGTAAATTGAGACAAGATAGACATAAACACAGAGGGTTACCGTATGCAAAAATTGGTAGAAGCGTCCGGTACAAGCTTATAGATGTGCAAGCGTACCTTGATCGTTGCAAAATCACCCCATTACAATAA
- a CDS encoding glycosyltransferase, which produces MSLSSWDETTINSDIFSELNDFLESTKNMGKEKTSELLKEKIIKAYKKNNIDLALLWLNEYQFINKNDIWSDEYEKKLAPLYDKQLAASNRTCSFFKKENLSLFDIEALKDRYAGERCFILGNGPSLNKVDLTKLKNEFTFGVNSIFLARDKMGFEPTFYCVEDTHVAKERKHEMQKVNSTIKFYGYYLKDCILAHTNNLFVNTLVDYRRYVGYPYFSIDASRRLWVGGTVSYINMQLAYYMGFKNVYLIGFDHEYTIPSSAIVKGDDILSTVDDPNHFHPNYFGKGYHWHIPLVNRMELCYIKAKRAFDLDNREIINITPGGQLNVFRRDNYDKVLSDSYAPNKSPEEIKSYVSSIIEKQQSRDIKISVIVPAYNVENYIANTINSIIYQSFKDVEIIIVNDGSTDSTLSIIEEYARNFDNIKVISQENKGAAGARNAGIHHAQGKYCTFVDADDVIKQDMLLNLYTAAEQAKADIVQCGYERVEKDKIIATYQASLNFSGYTAIQEMSIGHSFSAWAKLYRIDFFRKHDLLFEEYVYHEDIEFSLKAHYFSSQSITIPYIGYSWAIRKDSLTYGVKNKKGIEDISHICKNLKEFYIKENLFDKYHRSYYALCYRLFDLILLRIHSEPDMWNRVLLLRVFRKELEKNDLDFYEYIEVAQSICEYPQKIFEKVFLTKAEYKKRIQKNRDITLEQRYKKAPHWLKIISLLMLDRKRLKYNILQKHNKDHILSKLTKIIPD; this is translated from the coding sequence ATGAGCCTCAGTAGCTGGGATGAAACAACAATCAATAGTGATATTTTTTCAGAGTTAAATGATTTTCTTGAATCAACTAAAAACATGGGTAAAGAAAAAACATCAGAACTTTTAAAAGAAAAAATAATAAAAGCCTATAAAAAAAACAATATTGACCTTGCATTGCTGTGGCTTAACGAATATCAGTTTATCAATAAAAATGACATATGGTCAGACGAATATGAAAAAAAGCTTGCTCCACTTTATGACAAGCAACTAGCAGCTAGTAATCGGACTTGTTCTTTTTTTAAGAAGGAAAACTTATCTTTATTTGATATTGAAGCTTTAAAAGATCGCTATGCTGGAGAGCGTTGTTTTATTCTTGGCAATGGTCCTTCTTTAAATAAAGTTGACTTAACAAAACTTAAAAATGAATTTACCTTTGGTGTTAATTCTATATTTTTAGCTCGTGATAAGATGGGATTTGAGCCAACTTTTTATTGTGTTGAGGATACACACGTTGCCAAAGAACGTAAGCATGAAATGCAAAAAGTGAATAGTACTATAAAATTTTATGGTTACTATTTGAAAGATTGTATATTAGCACACACAAATAATCTTTTTGTAAATACGCTAGTTGATTATCGTCGTTATGTTGGATACCCTTACTTTAGTATAGATGCTTCGAGGCGTTTATGGGTTGGCGGAACAGTTTCTTATATTAATATGCAACTCGCATATTATATGGGATTTAAGAATGTTTACCTTATTGGTTTTGACCATGAATATACAATTCCTTCATCTGCTATAGTAAAAGGGGATGATATTCTATCTACGGTTGACGATCCTAATCATTTTCACCCTAATTATTTTGGAAAGGGTTATCATTGGCATATACCTTTAGTTAATCGTATGGAACTTTGCTATATCAAAGCTAAAAGAGCTTTTGATTTAGATAATAGAGAAATTATAAATATTACCCCCGGTGGACAATTAAATGTTTTTCGTCGTGATAACTATGATAAGGTTTTGAGCGACAGTTATGCTCCAAATAAAAGTCCGGAAGAAATTAAGAGTTATGTAAGCTCCATAATAGAAAAACAACAAAGTAGAGATATAAAAATTTCTGTAATTGTACCAGCTTATAATGTAGAAAATTATATTGCTAACACTATCAATTCTATAATATATCAGTCTTTTAAAGACGTTGAAATAATTATAGTTAATGATGGATCTACTGATTCAACTTTAAGTATAATTGAAGAATATGCTCGAAATTTTGATAACATAAAAGTTATTTCTCAAGAGAACAAAGGTGCTGCTGGAGCCCGCAATGCTGGCATACATCACGCTCAAGGTAAATATTGCACCTTTGTTGATGCCGACGATGTAATTAAACAAGATATGTTGTTAAATCTTTATACAGCAGCAGAACAAGCTAAGGCTGATATTGTACAGTGTGGTTATGAACGAGTCGAAAAGGATAAGATAATAGCAACATATCAAGCCTCATTAAACTTCTCGGGTTATACGGCAATCCAAGAAATGAGTATTGGACATTCTTTCTCTGCATGGGCAAAATTATATCGCATAGATTTTTTCAGAAAACATGATCTTTTATTTGAAGAGTATGTTTACCACGAAGATATAGAGTTTTCCTTAAAAGCTCATTACTTTTCTTCTCAAAGCATAACTATACCTTATATAGGTTACTCTTGGGCTATTAGAAAAGATTCATTGACCTACGGAGTGAAAAATAAAAAAGGCATAGAAGACATTTCCCATATATGTAAAAATTTAAAAGAGTTTTATATTAAAGAAAATCTTTTCGATAAATATCATAGAAGTTATTATGCCTTATGTTACCGTTTGTTTGATCTCATTTTACTAAGAATACATAGTGAGCCGGATATGTGGAACCGCGTTTTATTATTAAGAGTTTTTCGCAAAGAGCTTGAAAAAAATGATTTAGATTTTTATGAATATATTGAAGTTGCACAATCCATTTGTGAATATCCACAAAAAATATTTGAAAAAGTGTTTTTAACCAAAGCTGAATACAAAAAACGAATACAAAAAAATAGAGATATTACCCTTGAACAACGCTACAAAAAAGCTCCTCATTGGCTTAAGATTATATCTTTGTTAATGTTAGACAGAAAACGCTTAAAATATAATATTCTCCAAAAACATAACAAAGACCATATTTTATCAAAACTGACAAAGATTATTCCTGATTAA
- a CDS encoding type II toxin-antitoxin system Phd/YefM family antitoxin has product MQTIHAEKTVSVTELKRNFSAILSQAEDNPVAVLNHNKPEAYLLSAAHYEKLLGRLEDLEDIKLVQERSGGPFVEVDINEL; this is encoded by the coding sequence ATGCAAACTATTCATGCGGAAAAAACAGTGAGTGTTACCGAACTCAAGCGAAATTTTTCTGCTATTCTCAGCCAGGCAGAAGATAACCCGGTGGCCGTGCTTAATCACAACAAGCCAGAAGCCTATCTATTGTCTGCTGCTCATTATGAAAAGCTGTTGGGGCGTCTGGAAGATTTGGAAGATATAAAGCTAGTGCAAGAGCGTTCTGGTGGTCCTTTTGTGGAAGTGGATATAAATGAGCTATAA